One window of Nocardia nova SH22a genomic DNA carries:
- a CDS encoding mycofactocin-coupled SDR family oxidoreductase, producing the protein MAGRVEGKVAFITGAARGQGRSHAVRLAEEGADIIAVDVCKEVSGTDLIPSSTPEDLAETVELVKGLGRRIITAEVDVRDYDELKKAVDSGVEQLGRLDIIVANAGIGNGGATLDQTSEEDWNTMIGINLEGVWKSVKAAVPHVISGGNGGSIILTSSVGGLKAYPNTGHYVAAKHGIVGLMRAFAVELGQHSIRVNSVHPTNVNTPMFMNDGTMKMFRPDLENPTVDDFRPVAEFMHVLPIGWVEPVDISNAVLFLSSEEARYITGLPMTVDGGSMLK; encoded by the coding sequence ATGGCTGGTCGGGTAGAGGGCAAGGTCGCCTTCATTACAGGTGCGGCGCGCGGGCAGGGGCGCAGTCATGCGGTGCGGCTGGCGGAGGAGGGGGCCGACATCATCGCCGTCGACGTCTGCAAAGAGGTGAGCGGCACCGACCTGATCCCGTCCTCCACTCCGGAGGATCTGGCCGAAACCGTCGAGCTGGTAAAGGGTTTGGGGCGGCGGATCATCACCGCGGAGGTCGATGTCCGCGACTACGACGAGCTGAAGAAGGCTGTCGACAGCGGTGTCGAGCAGCTGGGCCGGTTGGACATCATCGTAGCCAACGCCGGTATCGGCAACGGCGGCGCCACGCTGGATCAGACCAGTGAGGAAGACTGGAATACCATGATCGGCATCAACCTCGAGGGGGTGTGGAAGTCGGTGAAAGCCGCTGTGCCGCACGTCATCTCAGGGGGAAATGGTGGGTCGATCATCTTGACCAGCTCCGTCGGCGGGCTCAAGGCGTACCCCAACACCGGCCACTACGTCGCGGCCAAGCACGGCATCGTCGGCCTGATGCGCGCCTTCGCGGTGGAGTTGGGCCAGCACTCGATCCGGGTCAACTCGGTGCATCCGACAAATGTGAACACTCCGATGTTCATGAACGACGGCACCATGAAGATGTTCCGCCCCGACCTGGAAAATCCCACCGTGGACGACTTCCGGCCGGTGGCGGAGTTTATGCACGTGCTGCCCATCGGCTGGGTCGAGCCGGTGGACATCAGCAACGCCGTGCTCTTCCTGTCCTCCGAGGAGGCGCGCTACATCACCGGCCTTCCCATGACCGTCGACGGCGGGAGCATGCTCAAATAG